A genomic segment from Leptolyngbya boryana PCC 6306 encodes:
- a CDS encoding O-linked N-acetylglucosamine transferase, SPINDLY family protein, protein MTIFMPPASLSQDWQQQAKFYIEQGRFAQAAELYEKAIEIEPAQYSYYWQLGLLLLLQEQEQEAQTIWLFALSEIDANQIDAAIAELSEILHLEAERRVEKQEQTTAWAIRQHLREICPTNITNLLSLVSLSIDLELLTDSTFEEIGLIQQLTDPTEEIPLQYLLNVFQKLLQTAPASPSLIKFAEVATVLLQDTIGLVDAILSGILRFGFSHRNSKFAIELAECALKINPDHTEILGLVASLHQIAGNYDKGIEIARRRYELSHTLPEQIYSNNLLLRGFLETGGRWQEAVETAQHHRELLAAIVKQQPENLGSTYLTRLLNSGYYLVYLQDQPKQWRTLENQVLEFAQTELQRHATENGKQYIHHKRDRTNKPLKIGYLSHCMATHSVGWLARWLFQHHDHNQFEIYGYFLGYREVYDPLQTWYVDAVDHAYKFNAGGADTHLEIADQIYRDEIDILIDLDSITLDISCQVLCLKPAPIQVTWLGWDASGLPAIDYFIADPYVLPNDAQSYYSEKIWRLPQTYIAVDGFEVDPPTLRREDLDIPEDAIVYLSAQRGYKRHQDHARTQLQIIKQVPNSYFLIKGIADTASVQDFFYKLAEEEGVSRDQLRFLEGDPSCQSHRANLQIADIVLDTFPYNGATTTLETLWMGIPIVTRVGEQFAARNSYGMMMNVGVTEGIAFSDREYIEWGIRLGTDAALRQSVISKLHQAKRTAPLWNGKQFAREMEGAYQAMWRTYLES, encoded by the coding sequence ATGACAATCTTTATGCCCCCCGCTAGTTTGTCGCAAGATTGGCAGCAGCAAGCCAAGTTTTACATTGAGCAAGGCAGATTTGCTCAAGCCGCAGAGCTGTATGAGAAAGCGATAGAAATAGAGCCTGCTCAATATTCATACTACTGGCAATTAGGATTGCTGCTGCTGCTACAAGAGCAAGAGCAAGAAGCACAAACGATTTGGTTATTCGCACTATCAGAGATCGATGCAAACCAAATCGATGCAGCGATTGCAGAATTAAGTGAGATTTTACACCTTGAAGCGGAGCGACGTGTAGAGAAGCAAGAACAGACTACAGCTTGGGCAATTCGACAGCACTTACGAGAAATCTGCCCAACCAATATCACTAACCTACTAAGCCTTGTTTCACTCTCGATCGATCTCGAACTTCTCACCGATTCAACCTTTGAGGAAATTGGACTGATTCAGCAACTGACAGATCCGACAGAAGAAATTCCACTTCAATATCTTCTCAATGTCTTTCAGAAGTTGCTACAGACTGCCCCTGCCTCTCCATCACTGATCAAATTTGCTGAGGTTGCGACCGTTCTTTTGCAAGATACGATTGGTCTAGTCGATGCTATCTTATCGGGAATACTCCGATTTGGCTTTAGTCATCGTAATAGTAAATTCGCGATCGAACTTGCCGAATGCGCGTTAAAAATTAATCCCGATCACACTGAAATTCTAGGATTAGTTGCCTCTCTACATCAAATCGCGGGCAATTATGACAAAGGAATTGAGATTGCACGGCGGCGATACGAGCTTTCCCACACTCTCCCTGAACAGATCTACTCCAACAACTTGCTTCTGCGGGGATTTCTTGAAACAGGAGGGCGATGGCAAGAAGCTGTAGAAACCGCTCAGCATCACAGAGAATTACTTGCAGCCATTGTCAAACAGCAGCCAGAAAACCTCGGATCAACTTATCTAACACGATTGCTGAATTCAGGATACTATCTTGTCTACCTTCAGGATCAACCGAAACAGTGGCGAACTCTCGAAAATCAAGTTCTAGAATTTGCCCAGACAGAACTTCAACGTCACGCAACGGAAAACGGAAAGCAATACATCCATCACAAACGAGATCGAACAAACAAGCCTCTCAAAATTGGTTATCTCTCTCACTGCATGGCAACCCACTCAGTCGGATGGCTAGCCCGCTGGCTATTTCAACATCATGATCATAACCAGTTTGAAATCTATGGCTATTTTCTCGGCTATCGAGAAGTATATGATCCATTACAAACCTGGTATGTTGATGCCGTTGACCACGCGTATAAATTCAATGCAGGCGGTGCTGATACTCATCTAGAAATTGCTGATCAGATTTACCGTGATGAGATTGACATTCTCATTGATCTCGATAGCATCACTCTAGATATTAGCTGCCAAGTCTTATGTCTCAAGCCTGCTCCTATTCAAGTCACTTGGCTCGGTTGGGATGCGTCTGGGCTTCCAGCGATCGATTATTTCATTGCTGACCCCTATGTCCTCCCGAATGATGCACAGAGCTACTACAGTGAGAAAATCTGGCGCTTACCTCAAACCTATATTGCAGTCGATGGCTTTGAAGTCGATCCCCCGACTTTGCGCCGCGAAGATTTAGATATTCCTGAAGATGCAATTGTCTATCTCAGTGCTCAACGCGGCTATAAACGGCATCAAGATCATGCTAGAACTCAGTTACAGATCATCAAGCAAGTTCCCAATAGCTATTTCTTAATCAAAGGAATCGCTGATACGGCTTCAGTTCAAGACTTTTTCTATAAACTTGCTGAAGAAGAGGGTGTATCGCGAGACCAGCTTCGGTTCTTAGAAGGTGATCCGTCTTGCCAATCGCATCGGGCGAATTTGCAAATCGCGGATATTGTTCTTGATACGTTTCCCTACAACGGCGCAACGACAACTCTAGAAACGCTTTGGATGGGCATTCCAATCGTAACTCGCGTGGGTGAGCAATTTGCCGCTCGCAATAGCTACGGCATGATGATGAATGTTGGAGTCACTGAAGGCATCGCTTTTAGCGATCGCGAGTATATTGAATGGGGAATTCGCTTAGGCACAGATGCCGCTTTGAGACAAAGTGTCATCTCTAAGCTACATCAAGCGAAACGAACTGCTCCTTTGTGGAATGGTAAGCAGTTTGCCCGCGAAATGGAAGGCGCTTATCAAGCGATGTGGAGAACTTATCTAGAAAGCTAG
- a CDS encoding FkbM family methyltransferase, whose protein sequence is MPFFLPKLKESGHLARLDMTICNVGSRKISMADDYGEAWQIFAPELTIYGFDADPDACDAANQQFEAKNADWNEFHLPVAIAEKSEAATLYITQHPMCSSLYPPNEAFLKKFASLSVMALNRTAQVETVSLDEFCASEEIGGIDFLQIDVQGADLQVLKGAKHLLSSSVLAIQVEIEYAPLYIGQPLFADVDLYLREQGFSLFDVTVARRPRSMIQSVNRPGQPLWGDAIYLRDLQQNADDSFQFPEQAFKLACIADALELVDYSLELLKTLTLQHGSGYNFATDMLESLEQISGLEQTEEARTLIAELKPFVKVQSL, encoded by the coding sequence ATGCCATTTTTTCTACCGAAACTGAAAGAAAGCGGTCACTTAGCGCGCCTTGATATGACGATCTGCAATGTTGGTTCGCGTAAAATTTCCATGGCAGATGATTATGGTGAGGCTTGGCAGATTTTTGCCCCAGAATTAACGATCTATGGGTTTGATGCAGATCCAGATGCTTGTGATGCTGCGAATCAGCAATTTGAAGCGAAAAATGCGGATTGGAACGAGTTCCATCTCCCAGTTGCGATCGCTGAAAAATCTGAAGCGGCAACTTTGTATATTACTCAGCATCCAATGTGTAGTTCGCTTTATCCACCAAACGAGGCTTTTCTAAAAAAATTCGCAAGTTTATCGGTGATGGCATTGAATCGCACGGCTCAAGTAGAAACTGTGAGCCTGGACGAGTTCTGTGCTTCAGAAGAAATCGGTGGCATTGATTTTTTACAAATTGATGTTCAAGGAGCAGATCTTCAGGTTCTTAAAGGAGCGAAGCATCTTTTAAGCAGCAGTGTTTTAGCGATTCAGGTTGAGATTGAGTATGCGCCTTTGTACATTGGACAACCTCTGTTCGCGGATGTTGATCTCTACCTTAGAGAACAAGGATTTTCGCTATTTGATGTCACGGTTGCTCGTCGTCCTCGATCGATGATTCAATCGGTAAATCGCCCTGGACAGCCGCTTTGGGGAGATGCAATCTATTTACGTGATCTTCAGCAAAATGCAGATGATAGCTTTCAATTTCCTGAACAAGCTTTTAAGCTAGCTTGCATTGCGGATGCGCTTGAGTTAGTAGATTATTCATTGGAACTTTTAAAAACTCTAACCTTGCAGCATGGCAGCGGCTACAACTTTGCAACTGATATGCTTGAAAGCTTGGAGCAAATTTCAGGATTAGAGCAGACGGAAGAGGCAAGAACTCTGATTGCCGAACTGAAGCCTTTTGTAAAAGTTCAGAGTTTATAA
- a CDS encoding class I SAM-dependent methyltransferase encodes MDSIKLHLGGKEVHSDWKIFDIEARPEVDFIGDAGDLSQFADNSIEAIYASHILEHFHHSLNNELIRTLTEWHRVLKPGGQLMVSVPNLQILCWLYLNPNLSIYDRHHLMRIMYGGQTNPYDIHRAGFDPDTLAAFLQEVGFVDCTCVEEFGLFNDCSTIRLLGTLISVNMMATKSVKPNEQREAI; translated from the coding sequence ATGGATTCGATTAAATTACATCTTGGCGGAAAAGAGGTTCATTCAGACTGGAAAATTTTTGATATCGAAGCTCGCCCAGAAGTTGATTTTATTGGAGACGCAGGCGATCTGAGCCAGTTTGCAGACAACTCGATCGAAGCAATTTATGCAAGCCACATCCTAGAGCATTTTCACCATAGCTTGAACAATGAATTGATTAGAACATTGACAGAATGGCATCGTGTGCTCAAACCCGGTGGACAACTGATGGTCAGTGTTCCGAACCTACAGATTCTTTGCTGGTTATATCTCAATCCAAATCTTTCTATCTACGATCGCCATCATCTGATGAGAATCATGTATGGTGGGCAGACCAATCCGTATGATATTCATCGAGCCGGATTTGATCCAGACACATTAGCAGCATTTCTACAAGAAGTCGGGTTTGTCGATTGTACTTGTGTTGAAGAGTTTGGCTTGTTCAATGACTGTAGTACGATACGTTTACTTGGCACTCTCATCAGTGTCAACATGATGGCAACGAAATCCGTTAAGCCAAATGAGCAGAGAGAAGCAATCTAA
- a CDS encoding orange carotenoid protein N-terminal domain-containing protein — protein MPQSASQNVDPSEYLGDAITSAISDFNQLQVDDKLALLYYVYEKMGDSITPAAPQAAEPELAPMLLGDFYNLSHQDQLQVMRDIANRTDSEYSRAYGALKENNQLLVWYVWAVAMGESVVGMPAEYSASDKITNLLRRLESFEFEQQISLLRELASEMGYTDVKPVQSQAETGKTASL, from the coding sequence ATGCCTCAGTCAGCAAGTCAGAACGTTGATCCGTCTGAGTATTTAGGAGATGCAATTACCAGCGCCATTTCAGACTTTAACCAGCTTCAAGTGGATGATAAATTGGCGTTGCTTTATTACGTTTATGAAAAGATGGGTGACTCAATTACACCTGCGGCTCCACAAGCGGCTGAGCCTGAATTAGCACCAATGCTGCTGGGAGATTTTTATAATTTGTCCCATCAGGATCAACTGCAAGTGATGCGCGATATTGCTAATCGTACAGATAGTGAATATTCGCGCGCTTATGGTGCTCTGAAGGAGAATAATCAGTTACTCGTTTGGTATGTGTGGGCGGTCGCGATGGGAGAATCTGTTGTGGGAATGCCTGCTGAGTATTCTGCGTCGGACAAGATTACAAACTTGTTGAGACGACTCGAATCGTTTGAGTTTGAGCAGCAGATCTCGCTATTGAGAGAGCTAGCAAGCGAGATGGGTTACACCGATGTGAAGCCGGTACAATCACAAGCGGAAACGGGGAAAACAGCAAGTTTGTAG
- the nrdR gene encoding transcriptional regulator NrdR, which translates to MRCPACHHLENRVLESRSAESGQSVRRRRECLKCNHRFTTYERVEFAPLVVVKENGNRESFDREKLVRSLMRVCERTAISEVQIETLVSSIEGMLQQRTNREIFSREISELVLQQLRAMSEAACIRYASVYCEFENVHEFLATLERVNRLPEREDPEMAATQTPSLN; encoded by the coding sequence ATGCGTTGTCCTGCTTGTCATCATCTCGAAAACCGGGTGCTGGAGTCGCGCTCTGCGGAAAGTGGTCAGAGTGTACGACGACGGCGGGAATGTTTGAAGTGTAATCATCGGTTTACGACGTACGAGCGAGTTGAGTTTGCGCCGCTTGTGGTGGTGAAGGAGAACGGAAATCGCGAGTCGTTTGATCGAGAAAAGTTAGTGCGATCGCTGATGCGAGTTTGCGAACGGACTGCAATTTCAGAAGTGCAGATTGAAACATTAGTCAGTTCGATCGAGGGAATGTTGCAGCAGCGAACGAATCGTGAGATCTTTAGTCGTGAGATTAGTGAGTTGGTGCTGCAGCAGCTACGGGCAATGAGTGAGGCGGCTTGCATTCGCTATGCCTCGGTATACTGTGAATTTGAAAATGTGCATGAATTTTTGGCAACCCTAGAACGGGTCAATCGTTTGCCGGAACGTGAAGATCCTGAAATGGCTGCGACACAAACGCCGTCACTGAACTAA
- a CDS encoding response regulator, with protein MKSRDIQKQKLLVVDDEPDNLDLLYRTFYREFKVLRAENGPTALDILEKEGDVAVIISDQRMPMMSGTEFLSLTATKYPDIIRIILTGYTDVEDLVEAINSGKVFKYVTKPWSDMELRDVVKSAIDTHTLLRTRTEELRRTLQRESLLNAVTSTIRSALSYDEILQTIVETIGKNFGVSGAIVCPFQDGEIQENSFTYWNHPELPQPNLVPTIWETYEVEVIPDVQVCDRIEEDPTRHAAYADADIHSTLMVPLICQQKLIAVLALHESGKSRIWQPEEVDLIHAVADQAALALSQAHAYEQVRALAKREALINTITTAIRSSLDPQEIFAAITQQLGQGLQVDGCALSLWKEGDEFVQCVGLHDSSWEHKTPPESHLPQSSVPIEGNPVLKQLIVTQQPIVLSDLKQHPQFNISEFRTPARALLVVPLIADGKIIGSISLRQNHRTRNWQSSEIQLAQSVASQAAIAVQQSRLYQTTRQQAEKLLQLDQQKTEFFQNISHEFRTPLTLMVGPLESAVATGQGLSAEQSAIALRNSRRLLRLVNQLLDLQRLDAGRMQPKFQACDLVEFVSQIVDTFRPYCEKKGLSLITQLEPCAPVYLDLEKFDKVLYNLLSNAMKFTPAGQSISVSLEMIDDRCRLKVRDTGIGIREDQIPHLFERFRQAEGSENRSFEGTGLGLALVKELVELHSGQINVDSTYGQGTTFTIDLHSGAEHLPPEQVSHAQHELQANRAAVELADIEVELQEDYEPEPILEVGENHARVLVVDDNPDLRSYVSGILRGQGYTVLTARNGAEGFEQVKTHRPSLIVTDLMMPIVSGLDMIRMIRAQDDLKGTPIVLLTAKADEDTRLEGVERGADAYLSKPFNDRELLAEVRNLLALKENEQRVSRINSYLTDSVLSRFLPQTLVKRAAQGELTLDLRPEPRMITVLFSDIVGFTQLSNTLRSRRVAELLNEYLTAMTRCVFNNGGTVDKFMGDAILAIFGAPEELTPNEQVRRAIATAREMYSILDNLNNQWMAQGIDRVQFRCGIHQGTAVVGMFGGEERSDYTAIGPSVNIAARLQEAAAPGAILISAAVADYVDEDNITKESPLKLKGVDETVLTFSVSPYPDAVPTHH; from the coding sequence ATGAAATCTCGTGACATTCAAAAGCAGAAATTGCTCGTCGTCGATGATGAACCGGATAATCTCGATCTTCTCTACCGAACATTTTATCGAGAATTTAAAGTTTTGCGGGCAGAAAATGGTCCCACAGCACTTGATATTCTTGAGAAAGAAGGCGATGTCGCGGTGATCATTTCAGATCAACGAATGCCCATGATGAGTGGGACAGAGTTCCTGAGCCTCACTGCTACTAAGTATCCGGACATTATCCGGATTATTCTCACAGGCTATACCGATGTTGAAGATCTCGTCGAAGCCATCAACTCCGGCAAAGTCTTCAAATACGTCACGAAGCCTTGGAGCGATATGGAGCTGCGCGACGTTGTTAAAAGCGCGATCGATACGCATACCCTATTAAGAACCCGCACCGAAGAACTCCGGCGCACCCTTCAGCGTGAATCGCTACTCAATGCAGTCACTAGCACCATTCGGAGCGCATTGAGTTATGACGAAATTCTGCAAACGATCGTCGAGACCATTGGCAAAAATTTTGGTGTAAGTGGTGCGATCGTCTGTCCCTTTCAAGACGGCGAAATTCAGGAAAATAGCTTCACCTACTGGAATCATCCGGAACTGCCACAGCCCAATCTCGTCCCCACAATTTGGGAAACTTACGAAGTCGAAGTCATTCCAGATGTTCAAGTCTGCGATCGGATCGAGGAAGATCCCACTCGTCATGCAGCTTACGCAGACGCAGACATTCACTCAACTCTCATGGTTCCGCTGATCTGCCAACAGAAACTCATCGCCGTGCTCGCACTGCATGAATCTGGAAAAAGCCGCATTTGGCAACCTGAAGAAGTCGATCTAATTCACGCGGTTGCCGATCAAGCCGCACTCGCACTCTCGCAAGCCCATGCATACGAGCAAGTTCGCGCTTTAGCCAAGCGCGAAGCCTTGATCAATACCATTACAACCGCTATTCGATCGAGCCTCGATCCCCAAGAAATCTTTGCCGCCATTACTCAACAACTGGGGCAAGGCTTACAAGTCGATGGTTGCGCGCTTTCACTGTGGAAAGAAGGCGACGAATTTGTGCAATGTGTGGGACTCCATGATTCAAGTTGGGAACACAAGACTCCCCCAGAATCTCACCTGCCGCAATCTTCGGTTCCTATTGAAGGCAATCCCGTTCTGAAGCAATTGATCGTCACGCAGCAGCCGATCGTTCTCAGCGATTTGAAGCAGCATCCACAATTCAATATTTCAGAATTTCGGACTCCTGCCCGGGCCTTGCTCGTTGTGCCCTTAATTGCAGATGGCAAAATTATCGGCAGTATTTCACTCCGCCAAAACCATCGCACCCGCAACTGGCAATCCTCTGAAATTCAGCTCGCTCAATCCGTTGCATCACAAGCCGCGATCGCAGTTCAACAATCTCGGCTCTACCAAACCACACGTCAGCAAGCCGAAAAACTCCTGCAACTCGACCAGCAAAAGACCGAGTTTTTCCAAAACATTTCGCACGAATTTCGCACTCCTTTGACTTTAATGGTCGGTCCACTGGAAAGCGCAGTCGCCACAGGTCAAGGACTGTCTGCCGAACAATCGGCGATCGCATTGCGAAACTCTCGCCGACTCCTGCGATTGGTCAATCAACTGCTCGATCTCCAGCGCTTAGATGCAGGACGGATGCAGCCGAAATTCCAGGCATGTGACTTAGTAGAATTTGTCAGCCAAATCGTAGACACGTTCCGTCCTTACTGCGAAAAGAAAGGGCTGAGCCTGATCACTCAATTAGAGCCTTGTGCTCCTGTGTATCTCGATTTAGAGAAGTTTGACAAAGTGCTGTACAACCTGCTCTCGAATGCGATGAAATTTACGCCCGCAGGACAGAGCATTAGTGTATCGCTAGAAATGATCGACGATCGCTGTCGCTTAAAAGTGCGCGATACCGGCATCGGTATTCGAGAAGACCAAATCCCCCATCTATTTGAGCGATTCCGTCAGGCTGAAGGTTCAGAAAACCGCAGCTTTGAAGGGACAGGTCTAGGATTAGCTCTCGTCAAAGAATTAGTCGAACTGCATAGCGGTCAGATCAACGTGGATTCGACCTATGGACAAGGCACGACATTCACGATCGACTTACACTCCGGTGCAGAGCATTTGCCTCCAGAGCAAGTCAGCCATGCTCAGCACGAACTTCAGGCAAATCGAGCAGCGGTCGAACTAGCGGATATTGAAGTCGAACTTCAAGAAGATTACGAACCTGAACCCATTCTTGAGGTCGGTGAAAACCATGCGAGAGTGCTCGTTGTGGATGATAATCCAGATCTACGCTCGTATGTCTCTGGCATTCTCAGGGGTCAAGGCTATACCGTTTTGACTGCCCGGAATGGGGCAGAAGGATTTGAACAGGTCAAGACCCATCGTCCATCGTTGATTGTGACTGATTTAATGATGCCGATTGTGTCAGGTCTAGACATGATTCGGATGATCCGTGCTCAAGACGATCTCAAAGGCACTCCCATCGTTTTGCTAACTGCCAAAGCGGATGAAGACACGCGACTTGAAGGAGTCGAACGCGGTGCAGATGCCTATTTGTCGAAGCCATTCAACGATCGAGAATTGTTAGCGGAAGTGCGAAATTTACTAGCACTCAAAGAAAACGAGCAGCGCGTCTCGCGCATCAATTCTTATCTGACAGATTCGGTCTTGAGTCGTTTCTTGCCGCAAACCTTAGTCAAACGGGCGGCTCAGGGTGAATTAACCCTCGATTTGCGTCCTGAACCTCGCATGATCACGGTTCTATTTAGCGATATTGTCGGTTTCACGCAACTCTCGAACACATTGCGATCGCGGCGAGTTGCAGAACTCCTGAATGAGTATCTAACCGCAATGACTCGCTGCGTGTTTAACAACGGCGGGACAGTCGATAAATTTATGGGCGATGCAATTTTGGCGATTTTTGGTGCGCCAGAAGAACTCACCCCTAATGAACAGGTTCGACGTGCGATCGCAACGGCTCGAGAAATGTACAGTATTCTGGACAATCTGAATAACCAGTGGATGGCACAAGGGATCGATCGCGTTCAGTTCCGCTGTGGAATTCACCAAGGAACGGCTGTGGTGGGAATGTTTGGCGGCGAAGAGCGATCGGACTATACGGCAATTGGTCCAAGTGTCAATATTGCAGCTCGACTGCAAGAAGCAGCGGCTCCGGGTGCGATTCTCATTTCCGCAGCAGTAGCAGATTACGTTGATGAAGATAACATCACCAAAGAAAGTCCGCTCAAGCTGAAGGGAGTAGATGAAACAGTTCTAACCTTCTCGGTCAGCCCTTACCCTGACGCAGTTCCGACACATCACTAA
- a CDS encoding chlorophyll a/b-binding protein codes for MQTRNSTDLPPVATEYNGKDRNAFLFGWNPQAELWNGRLAMIGFLAYLLWDIAGFSVVRDILHLVSY; via the coding sequence ATGCAAACACGAAATAGCACTGATTTACCGCCTGTTGCTACCGAGTACAACGGCAAAGACCGGAATGCCTTTCTATTTGGCTGGAATCCTCAAGCTGAACTTTGGAATGGTCGCCTTGCCATGATTGGATTTTTAGCTTATCTGTTGTGGGATATTGCAGGTTTTAGTGTTGTCCGCGATATTTTGCACTTAGTAAGCTATTAA
- a CDS encoding peptidoglycan DD-metalloendopeptidase family protein — protein MLELIPTLLAQQSKQVAPPAQPIETPAQTQTKAASAAPVEVTPAVATPEPIVVPAALVTSPKPLEIPQPAPSNSGSVQADSAAPQVATSPIPLPPVPLKRQLAPQPAISQIQTPSTAVKKPTTPKPVDKPSAKAPSGLPQLSQQNSALNSTSAQPEANSSAASAIDIPVPKVFPKSTASNLQRQLLEQRLADIVAKDRAAKQAQQAQAQTQQRDKLVSRAYDYAAQRQYAQARKLLQNPTISADVRSQILNNINALEAANRAVSLPPVKPSTVAKPVPPARTVTAQKPPAIFRGVPSITGPSQQTITIRVPQVVKSLPVQRRAIAANNLPAKPIAKESSDSSYIDQIGSSVDRTSSSVDQMNTAKDLQAFNRNLPKPTSRDQLVYPLPDPVSVTSRFGWRRHPVTGVRRFHAGVDLGAGQGTPIIASHSGRVTAADRMGGYGLAVVMEQPNGSQDTLYAHMSQILVRPGQRIEAGTVIGRVGSTGLSTGPHLHYEARQKTNSGWTPVDPGGQLEAARVRLVQARQLNAQAPTQNLQSALPSSNRGV, from the coding sequence ATGTTAGAACTCATCCCTACGCTACTTGCTCAACAATCAAAGCAAGTAGCGCCCCCGGCACAACCGATCGAGACCCCTGCTCAGACGCAAACAAAAGCTGCCTCTGCTGCTCCTGTAGAGGTGACTCCTGCAGTAGCGACTCCAGAACCTATCGTTGTTCCTGCTGCGTTGGTAACTTCACCGAAACCGCTTGAGATTCCGCAACCTGCCCCATCAAATTCTGGTTCTGTTCAAGCGGATTCTGCTGCTCCTCAAGTTGCGACTTCCCCGATTCCACTCCCTCCAGTTCCCCTCAAACGACAACTTGCCCCCCAACCTGCAATTTCTCAGATCCAAACCCCATCTACAGCCGTTAAAAAACCAACAACTCCAAAACCAGTTGACAAACCTAGCGCGAAAGCCCCTTCAGGACTACCGCAGCTCTCACAGCAGAATTCAGCGCTGAATTCTACATCAGCCCAACCTGAAGCGAATTCTTCTGCGGCATCTGCGATCGACATTCCCGTTCCAAAAGTGTTTCCAAAATCTACCGCCTCAAATCTTCAGCGCCAGCTCTTAGAACAACGTCTTGCCGATATCGTGGCAAAAGATCGAGCTGCAAAACAAGCTCAACAAGCGCAAGCACAAACTCAACAAAGAGATAAGCTTGTTTCGCGTGCTTATGACTATGCAGCGCAGCGCCAGTATGCACAAGCAAGAAAGCTGCTACAAAATCCGACGATTTCGGCAGATGTGCGATCGCAGATTCTGAATAATATCAATGCGTTAGAAGCTGCAAACCGCGCAGTTAGTCTTCCGCCTGTAAAACCGTCAACAGTCGCCAAGCCAGTTCCGCCTGCTCGAACTGTGACTGCACAAAAACCACCCGCCATCTTTAGAGGAGTTCCATCGATTACTGGACCTTCACAACAAACGATTACGATTCGAGTTCCACAAGTTGTTAAGTCTTTGCCAGTTCAGCGGCGCGCGATCGCAGCGAACAATCTCCCTGCTAAGCCCATTGCCAAAGAGAGTTCTGACTCATCCTATATTGATCAAATTGGCAGCTCTGTCGATCGAACTAGCAGTTCTGTGGATCAAATGAACACTGCGAAAGATCTCCAAGCATTCAATCGCAATTTACCGAAGCCTACGTCGCGCGATCAGCTGGTTTATCCGCTGCCTGACCCGGTTTCTGTCACCTCTAGATTTGGATGGAGACGGCATCCGGTCACAGGCGTGCGTCGTTTCCATGCTGGAGTCGATCTCGGTGCAGGTCAAGGAACACCGATTATTGCCTCGCATTCAGGACGAGTCACAGCCGCCGATCGCATGGGGGGCTATGGGCTAGCTGTGGTGATGGAACAGCCAAACGGATCGCAAGACACGCTCTACGCCCATATGTCGCAAATCTTAGTTCGTCCAGGTCAACGGATTGAGGCTGGAACTGTGATTGGGCGTGTTGGAAGTACTGGGCTTTCTACGGGACCTCATCTGCATTATGAAGCACGCCAGAAGACCAATTCTGGCTGGACTCCAGTTGATCCAGGTGGGCAACTAGAAGCAGCACGAGTTCGATTAGTGCAGGCGCGTCAACTCAACGCTCAAGCTCCTACTCAGAATTTGCAATCTGCACTTCCCAGTTCAAATCGAGGCGTGTAG
- a CDS encoding response regulator, whose protein sequence is MLTSHHRILVVDDVADNVFLLQTVLESEGYTVETALNGKSALEKINDTDPDLVLLDIMMPELNGYEVTQRVRQNERFAELPIVFLTAHDECEQMPYIEIGANDLIRKPVDFDELLDKVAKYTHAYPSSAHSYSSVS, encoded by the coding sequence ATGCTAACCAGTCACCACCGTATTCTTGTCGTAGACGATGTTGCAGATAATGTATTTCTGCTCCAGACTGTCTTGGAGTCTGAAGGATATACTGTTGAAACTGCTTTGAACGGCAAGAGTGCACTTGAGAAGATTAACGATACCGATCCTGATTTAGTTTTGCTAGATATTATGATGCCAGAGCTAAATGGGTATGAGGTGACGCAACGGGTTCGTCAAAATGAACGCTTTGCTGAATTGCCGATCGTGTTTTTGACAGCACACGATGAGTGTGAACAAATGCCGTATATAGAGATCGGTGCGAACGATTTAATTCGTAAGCCCGTTGACTTTGATGAGCTGTTAGATAAAGTTGCAAAATACACTCATGCTTATCCATCTTCAGCGCATTCCTACTCAAGTGTGAGTTAA